A stretch of Podospora bellae-mahoneyi strain CBS 112042 chromosome 5, whole genome shotgun sequence DNA encodes these proteins:
- a CDS encoding hypothetical protein (EggNog:ENOG503PB8X; COG:S), whose translation MATEAPYYYPELVPVAHDLGVSIALVNLSVTTYLIVAAIAPSFMGDMADQTGGRPVFMVLFVLMISANAGDCPPNIIRRSPALVAITYGVIADITESKDRGGFIGVFLNWHVFILPPTPPTYPLLTSTTQQANSSIGTTATPSRNSNPPPTKLTSSPSKTTRLCGIYLLILISSLGILGYGLALMTNAMTITLPADMNVEKSATAQGACSIVRCLGAGTGIAVTQPLADAVGLGWCFAI comes from the exons ATGGCCACCGAGGCCCCTTACTAT TATCCCGAATTGGTGCCCGTGGCCCACGATCTTGGAGTGTCCATTGCGTTAGTTAACCTGAGCGTGACGACGTATCTCATCGTGGCGGCGATCGCCCCCTCATTCATGGGAGATATGGCAGATCAGACTGGAGGACGACCCGTGTTCATGGTTTTGTTCGTCCTAATGATCTCTGCCAACGCGGGGGATTGCCCTCCAAACATCATACGCCGCTCTCCTG CACTGGTAGCAATTACGTACGGAGTTATCGCCGATATCACAGAATCTAAAGACAGGGGCGGCTTTATCGGCGTCTTCCTCAACTGGCATGTTTtcatcctcccaccaacaccccccacctACCCCCTGTTAACATCCACTACTCAACAGGCAAATTCCTCGATTGGAACTACCGCCACACCATCTCGAAAttccaacccaccaccaactaaactgacctcttccccctcgaAAACAACCCGCCTCTGCGGCATctacctcctcatcctcatcagctCCCTCGGCATCCTAGGCTACGGCCTAGCACTAATGACAAACGCC ATGACAATCACCCTCCCGGCAGACATGAACGTCGAGAAGTCAGCCACGGCTCAAGGGGCATGCAGTATCGTCAGGTGTCTCGGTGCCGGCACCGGCATCGCCGTCACGCAACCGTTGGCTGACGCTGTGGGATTGGGGTGGTGCTTCGCAATCTAG